The following are from one region of the Salvia splendens isolate huo1 chromosome 2, SspV2, whole genome shotgun sequence genome:
- the LOC121768278 gene encoding non-specific lipid-transfer protein 2-like, protein MMKLMCSVLVAAAFIAAIASPSEAAIGCGAVVSYLKPCLPYLTGKGPLGECCGGINGLYGSAKTTPDKQSVCNCLKSLASSYPDADLDKAAGLPGQCGVNIPYTISPSTDCSEVQ, encoded by the exons ATGATGAAGTTGATGTGCTCGGTTCTCGTCGCGGCCGCATTTATCGCTGCCATTGCTTCGCCAAGTGAGGCCGCGATCGGATGTGGTGCAGTGGTTTCGTACCTCAAACCATGCCTCCCCTACCTGACCGGGAAGGGTCCCCTAGGGGAATGTTGCGGCGGCATAAATGGTCTCTATGGCTCTGCCAAGACGACGCCAGACAAGCAGAGTGTTTGCAACTGTTTGAAATCCCTTGCCAGCTCATACCCTGACGCGGACCTCGACAAGGCTGCCGGCCTCCCCGGCCAATGTGGTGTCAATATTCCGTACACAATTAGCCCTTCTACCGATTGCTCTGA GGTGCAGTGA